One window of Nostoc sp. TCL26-01 genomic DNA carries:
- a CDS encoding DNA cytosine methyltransferase, whose amino-acid sequence MSLAIPEKFLEDEIIAFIKRTKSEKSPSCKPTLKANAPIAVVLFAGGGGIEAGMVQAGIRPVVAVEHDPTKPKLSQAIAQTHHRNFSKYACKTIQLTVQQVAQGFIGFPQNPDYLHASPVCSNFSQAHTAKAGIALESPDDLTAAQAVAAALRKLRPRVFTLENVSRYQHSQSFTIILNTLESLGYRVNYSVVNMADFGLPQARKRLILVACQDVVLTLPPTSKHIGWYRAIAHLIPTMNDSQLLPKQQQAVEQFLTTNEPTPLLIERVGGRKLPKCKPGLHPANTILRSHFTDHKGCNRNKFADIWLPDGTVKSLTIQAAAILQGFLSWYEFPPQTGTAGSIIGYSVPPSFATQLFAHIQKQLELSYD is encoded by the coding sequence ATGTCTCTGGCGATACCCGAAAAATTCTTAGAGGATGAGATAATCGCCTTCATCAAACGCACTAAATCTGAAAAATCACCTTCCTGCAAACCTACACTAAAAGCTAACGCACCCATCGCCGTAGTTCTCTTCGCCGGGGGCGGCGGTATTGAAGCGGGCATGGTACAAGCCGGTATTCGTCCAGTCGTCGCGGTGGAACATGACCCGACTAAACCAAAACTCAGTCAGGCGATCGCTCAAACCCACCACCGCAACTTCAGCAAGTACGCCTGTAAAACTATCCAACTTACCGTACAACAAGTAGCCCAAGGATTTATCGGGTTTCCACAAAACCCTGACTATCTTCATGCCTCGCCGGTTTGTTCTAACTTCAGCCAAGCCCACACTGCCAAAGCGGGTATTGCACTGGAATCTCCTGATGACCTAACCGCAGCCCAAGCAGTAGCAGCAGCTCTACGAAAGTTGCGTCCACGGGTATTCACATTAGAAAATGTCTCACGTTATCAACATAGTCAAAGTTTCACCATTATCCTCAACACCCTAGAATCTCTTGGTTACAGGGTTAATTACAGCGTGGTGAATATGGCTGACTTTGGACTACCCCAAGCGCGGAAACGTTTGATCTTAGTAGCTTGTCAGGATGTAGTGCTGACACTACCACCCACATCTAAACATATCGGTTGGTATAGGGCAATCGCTCATCTCATCCCCACAATGAACGACTCGCAACTATTACCCAAACAGCAACAAGCCGTAGAACAATTTTTAACAACCAATGAACCAACACCACTATTGATTGAACGGGTTGGGGGACGCAAGTTACCCAAGTGCAAGCCTGGGTTGCACCCCGCTAACACCATACTGCGCTCGCATTTCACCGATCACAAAGGCTGCAACCGCAACAAATTCGCTGACATCTGGTTGCCTGATGGTACTGTCAAATCTTTGACTATCCAAGCAGCAGCCATTTTACAAGGGTTTCTATCTTGGTATGAGTTCCCACCACAAACCGGTACGGCTGGCTCAATCATCGGCTACTCTGTTCCACCCAGTTTTGCAACTCAGTTATTCGCACATATACAAAAACAACTGGAGCTTTCTTATGACTAA
- a CDS encoding helix-turn-helix domain-containing protein, with the protein MGFRNGKPSKQFTAIPNSLIRDNNLTDSTFRLICWVASHDENFDISFTVIEKHLGYKRDKIRNAIKNAEQNDYLVRVQEHNPNNGKFDWQYYIFTNKDDTKLFRENHSSISGSSKGGSSVGGSPIGGLSNDGLPTGGFSNGGLSNVGASTPHIEKQLEEKQLEEKHIQKAPPKPGAPPTQECVCEEKSELTSPQNQDQPTPKSLTSLFTKPESLPQILDQPNPKSLSTLFTKPESSSQTENLSSRLSIAAGSFAKNELSNKDPYKSAQNVKELIEAWITDPTTFASDCVPVVVREKIKWSRWVLPWRSRERKLHPLYQNFNPIVVDLVAVELASSASCTKDEKITHAVSVMNTWEKTKGGWTNLMQRYQQALNQQQRHTPPTTPNPTAKANISLAQAIAQDEQRHQQELSSQSNSALPQHTSETLSIKEKLFQRANSQKTRTSSTLSASALLEVEAQLKQALGA; encoded by the coding sequence ATGGGATTTCGTAATGGTAAACCATCCAAACAGTTCACAGCAATTCCTAACAGTTTAATTCGTGATAACAACCTTACTGATTCAACATTTAGGTTAATTTGTTGGGTAGCTTCTCACGACGAAAACTTTGATATTAGCTTTACAGTAATCGAAAAACATTTGGGTTACAAACGAGACAAAATCCGTAATGCTATCAAAAATGCTGAACAAAATGACTATTTAGTCAGAGTCCAAGAGCATAACCCAAACAATGGTAAGTTTGACTGGCAATATTACATTTTTACCAACAAAGACGACACAAAGTTGTTTCGAGAAAATCATTCATCCATAAGTGGGTCGTCCAAAGGTGGCTCGTCTGTCGGTGGTTCACCCATAGGTGGGTTGTCCAACGATGGCTTACCCACCGGTGGATTCTCCAACGGTGGGTTATCCAACGTTGGAGCATCCACCCCTCATATAGAAAAACAATTAGAAGAAAAACAATTAGAAGAAAAACACATACAAAAAGCGCCCCCTAAACCCGGCGCACCCCCCACCCAAGAATGTGTGTGTGAAGAAAAATCTGAATTAACTTCACCACAAAACCAAGATCAACCCACCCCTAAATCTCTCACCTCGTTGTTCACAAAACCAGAATCTTTGCCTCAAATCCTAGACCAACCCAACCCCAAATCTCTCTCTACGTTGTTCACAAAACCAGAATCTTCGTCTCAAACCGAAAATCTCTCAAGTAGACTTTCTATTGCGGCGGGGTCGTTCGCTAAAAACGAACTATCGAATAAAGACCCTTATAAATCAGCCCAGAATGTAAAAGAACTCATTGAGGCTTGGATTACTGACCCGACTACTTTCGCCTCGGATTGTGTACCAGTGGTTGTCCGGGAAAAAATTAAGTGGAGTCGATGGGTGTTACCTTGGCGTTCAAGAGAACGGAAGTTACACCCTCTCTACCAGAATTTCAACCCGATAGTTGTGGATTTGGTGGCTGTGGAATTAGCCAGCAGTGCCTCATGCACAAAAGACGAAAAAATCACCCATGCAGTCTCCGTGATGAATACTTGGGAGAAAACCAAAGGTGGCTGGACTAACTTGATGCAGCGTTATCAACAAGCTCTAAATCAACAACAACGCCACACCCCACCAACTACTCCAAATCCAACTGCCAAAGCAAACATTTCTTTAGCGCAGGCCATAGCCCAAGACGAACAACGTCACCAACAAGAGCTATCCAGCCAAAGCAATTCTGCTTTACCTCAGCACACCAGCGAAACTCTCAGCATCAAAGAAAAACTTTTTCAAAGAGCGAATTCTCAAAAAACCCGTACTTCTTCAACACTATCCGCATCTGCCTTGTTAGAAGTTGAAGCTCAACTAAAACAAGCACTTGGAGCGTAA
- a CDS encoding bifunctional 5,10-methylenetetrahydrofolate dehydrogenase/5,10-methenyltetrahydrofolate cyclohydrolase, which yields MGLIDGNLIKEHIKNECQQYKSQLQGKEITIIRFEASENLPLARKARYEAARVSAEQKVKIFNAIGVSSNYIILPENSPVEDFKNIIYSINDNDKITTAIVQYPIPFQFQESIRLLSPIKDIDCVRQQPNMLFLAAATSEGIARLVESYADSQSKVAVIGGGGFVGNGVIQYLAQRGIESFILEINDDKSLTAQADIVVTVTGEPGAMTQYILPQHRLVVDAGFTPTVNAPLGDIDKSAYSIPQNITPVPGGVGPIEMAILAERFIKMELNIELPKWNYQELLEQQTQIARVIAPVIKNLFDRLVISDRDTNTQNLQRIDKDRLGVEVGEYKLILNLADSLLTLTRNQDTLPLIKLGYGDTQIYLARGLTQQDKANWLKIGNFLAQREQQIIIEPEI from the coding sequence ATGGGATTAATAGACGGGAACTTAATTAAAGAACATATCAAAAATGAATGTCAGCAGTATAAATCTCAACTGCAAGGCAAAGAGATAACAATCATCCGATTTGAAGCTTCAGAAAATCTTCCTCTAGCTAGAAAAGCTCGTTATGAAGCAGCCAGAGTTTCTGCTGAACAAAAAGTAAAGATATTTAACGCTATTGGCGTTAGCTCTAATTATATAATATTGCCTGAAAATAGTCCTGTTGAAGATTTTAAAAATATAATTTACTCAATCAATGACAACGATAAAATAACTACAGCTATTGTTCAATATCCAATCCCCTTCCAATTTCAAGAATCCATTAGACTACTCTCTCCTATTAAAGATATTGATTGTGTAAGGCAACAACCAAATATGCTGTTTCTAGCAGCAGCTACATCTGAAGGAATTGCTAGATTAGTAGAGTCTTATGCTGATTCTCAATCAAAAGTAGCAGTCATAGGAGGAGGTGGTTTCGTCGGTAATGGAGTTATTCAATATCTCGCACAACGAGGGATAGAATCTTTTATTTTAGAAATTAATGACGATAAATCCTTAACTGCTCAAGCAGATATTGTAGTAACTGTAACGGGTGAACCTGGGGCAATGACACAATACATATTGCCTCAGCACAGACTAGTTGTTGATGCTGGGTTTACTCCTACTGTAAATGCTCCTTTAGGTGATATAGATAAGAGTGCTTATTCTATTCCTCAAAATATTACTCCTGTTCCTGGTGGAGTTGGCCCAATAGAAATGGCTATTCTTGCCGAAAGATTTATTAAAATGGAATTAAATATCGAGCTACCCAAATGGAATTACCAGGAGTTATTAGAACAACAAACACAAATAGCCAGAGTTATTGCACCTGTTATTAAAAATTTATTTGACCGCTTAGTTATTAGTGATAGAGATACTAATACTCAGAATTTACAACGGATTGACAAAGATAGACTAGGAGTAGAAGTAGGCGAGTATAAACTTATTTTAAATTTGGCAGATTCATTATTGACATTGACAAGAAATCAGGATACTTTGCCTCTGATAAAATTAGGTTACGGTGATACTCAGATATATCTAGCTAGGGGCTTAACCCAGCAAGATAAGGCCAATTGGTTGAAAATTGGGAATTTTCTTGCACAAAGAGAACAACAAATAATTATAGAACCTGAAATATGA
- a CDS encoding cytosolic protein: MANKTPQTEYDSPWKQMLQLYFQDFMQFFFPQAHAEIDWNRGVEFLDQELQQVVRDAELGKRLVDKLVKIYRIGGEESWLLIHVEVQSQEEDDFPKRMFVYNYRIFDRYDRSVASLAVLGDDNIDWRPNQFGYELFGCTVDFQFPVIKLLDYQQRLPELEASRNPFATVVLAHLAAVQTRSNRSQRKQQKLVLVRRLYEQGFEREAVINLLAFIDWMLTLPLNLEIEFKREVQQLEAGQRMQYVTSFERIARMESLLEGIEVGLKLKFGTEGLSLLPEISRIEDVEQLRAVLKGLETASNLNELRSLYQQTTENPPEN; encoded by the coding sequence ATGGCAAATAAAACACCTCAAACTGAATATGATTCTCCGTGGAAACAGATGTTGCAACTGTATTTTCAAGACTTCATGCAATTCTTCTTTCCCCAAGCTCATGCTGAAATTGATTGGAATCGGGGCGTTGAGTTTCTAGACCAGGAGTTGCAACAGGTAGTCCGTGATGCCGAGTTAGGAAAACGACTGGTTGACAAATTGGTAAAAATTTATCGCATTGGGGGTGAAGAATCTTGGTTGTTGATCCATGTTGAAGTTCAAAGCCAAGAAGAAGACGATTTCCCCAAACGGATGTTTGTATACAACTATCGAATTTTTGACCGTTATGATCGCTCTGTTGCTTCCTTGGCAGTGCTTGGGGATGACAACATTGACTGGCGACCAAATCAGTTTGGTTACGAGTTGTTTGGCTGTACGGTTGATTTTCAGTTTCCTGTAATCAAGCTGTTAGACTATCAGCAAAGGTTGCCGGAGTTAGAAGCCAGTCGCAATCCATTTGCTACGGTTGTATTAGCTCATTTGGCAGCAGTGCAAACCCGTAGCAACAGGTCACAACGCAAGCAGCAGAAACTGGTTTTGGTGCGTCGGCTATATGAGCAGGGGTTTGAGCGTGAGGCTGTTATTAACCTGTTGGCTTTTATTGATTGGATGCTGACGTTACCATTGAATTTAGAAATAGAGTTTAAAAGAGAAGTTCAACAATTAGAGGCAGGACAACGTATGCAGTACGTGACATCATTTGAGCGAATTGCCCGTATGGAATCTTTGTTAGAAGGGATTGAAGTTGGTTTGAAACTGAAATTTGGTACTGAAGGTTTAAGCCTATTACCAGAAATTTCAAGGATTGAAGATGTCGAGCAATTAAGGGCGGTTCTTAAAGGACTAGAAACAGCAAGTAACTTAAATGAATTGCGTTCCTTGTATCAGCAAACAACTGAAAATCCTCCAGAAAATTAG
- a CDS encoding DUF488 family protein, whose protein sequence is MIYTSYYASEVKGEAVSISLYPPPNWKGKHLPLFAPTPELLKWWKSSAKDAIAQEEYTQRFREILDSRQQLIQLWVSKQKGNPENVTLCCFEKTGDFCHRHQVGEEVVQRYLPELWGGEIGTSRTQLTLVQGGKTTYPSQVLSLIEKCHSSGYPVVCDRLKCGYYQVFLRGEDLGVWSELGVLGVLSGLRHEFYGGRLLRSLAASVSG, encoded by the coding sequence ATGATTTATACTTCTTACTACGCAAGTGAAGTTAAGGGTGAGGCTGTTTCTATTTCACTCTACCCGCCTCCAAACTGGAAAGGCAAGCATCTTCCTCTGTTCGCACCCACTCCTGAGTTGCTCAAGTGGTGGAAGTCCTCAGCTAAAGATGCGATCGCCCAGGAAGAATATACACAACGGTTCCGCGAAATTTTGGACTCTCGGCAGCAGTTGATCCAGCTTTGGGTTAGCAAGCAGAAGGGCAACCCGGAGAATGTAACACTGTGCTGTTTCGAGAAAACCGGGGATTTCTGCCACCGTCATCAAGTTGGGGAGGAAGTAGTACAAAGGTATTTGCCTGAGTTGTGGGGTGGGGAAATTGGCACTTCCCGAACACAGTTAACTCTTGTCCAAGGTGGGAAAACCACTTATCCATCTCAGGTCTTGTCACTAATCGAAAAGTGCCACTCGTCTGGTTATCCTGTTGTGTGCGATCGCTTAAAGTGCGGCTACTATCAAGTGTTTCTGCGCGGCGAGGATTTAGGAGTCTGGTCGGAGTTGGGGGTGCTGGGGGTTCTGTCGGGACTGCGGCATGAGTTCTATGGGGGGCGACTGCTGCGATCATTAGCTGCATCTGTGTCAGGCTGA
- a CDS encoding DnaB-like helicase C-terminal domain-containing protein: MNFNHDNVISFSVPKEVDCLPPQSIEAEESILGGIMLDPQAFDRISHILVPEAFYLSAHTTIYQAFTQLAATGQPTDLLCLTNWLKDHSLLERIGGRNKLATLFDRTVSAVNIDVLADLVMQKYRRRQLIKIGNELVQLGYETQTDLGQIFSQAEQKVFSVTQNSSDEQCKVHKAADMAIELYQKLEAGQMQGEKFGWYDLEAITGGLYPSSLVVVAAESHMGKTHFMISTAYEIMTKLGKGVLYVTPEMDRGQVNARMLARITGVDSAHIQAQTQSYWQQVAQGVSQLAEMPWQIFEHSSPTPTMIASAVRRSISESGGLIGAVFVDYLQQIPLESSGNMAHEVGKITRQIRAVAKEHKIPVFLGCQINRGNQTTADKRPNRHLLRNSGEIFEVCDQLIMLYRDSVYTKDPSDQTIELIVEKNRLYGKLGTATMLCDFSTSRFLNFAR, encoded by the coding sequence ATGAACTTTAACCACGATAACGTCATTTCATTTTCGGTTCCCAAAGAAGTGGATTGTTTACCGCCACAGAGCATTGAGGCTGAGGAATCCATACTCGGCGGCATCATGCTTGACCCACAAGCCTTCGACCGAATCAGCCATATCCTTGTCCCGGAAGCATTCTACCTCAGCGCCCACACAACTATCTACCAAGCATTTACTCAGCTTGCCGCTACTGGTCAACCTACCGATTTACTTTGCTTGACCAACTGGCTCAAGGATCATAGTCTTCTAGAGCGCATTGGCGGACGAAACAAATTAGCAACTCTATTTGACCGCACTGTTTCTGCCGTCAACATCGATGTTCTGGCTGATTTGGTCATGCAAAAATACCGCCGAAGACAGCTCATCAAAATCGGCAATGAACTTGTGCAGTTGGGTTACGAAACCCAAACCGACTTAGGACAAATCTTCTCACAAGCTGAACAAAAAGTTTTCAGCGTCACCCAGAATTCCTCTGATGAACAATGCAAGGTTCACAAGGCTGCTGACATGGCCATCGAACTCTACCAAAAACTGGAGGCAGGACAAATGCAAGGCGAAAAATTTGGTTGGTATGACTTGGAAGCAATCACGGGCGGTCTTTACCCCAGTAGTCTGGTGGTTGTGGCGGCTGAGTCTCACATGGGCAAAACCCATTTCATGATTTCCACTGCTTACGAAATCATGACTAAGCTCGGTAAGGGTGTTCTTTATGTCACTCCCGAAATGGATCGAGGTCAAGTCAATGCCCGAATGTTGGCGAGGATTACAGGTGTTGATTCTGCTCATATCCAAGCCCAAACACAATCCTACTGGCAGCAAGTTGCACAAGGCGTTAGTCAACTAGCCGAAATGCCTTGGCAGATTTTTGAGCATTCTTCCCCAACTCCCACTATGATTGCTTCTGCTGTTCGTCGCTCTATTAGTGAGTCTGGCGGCTTGATTGGTGCTGTATTTGTTGATTATCTACAGCAAATTCCTTTGGAGTCTAGTGGAAACATGGCTCATGAAGTCGGCAAGATTACTCGCCAGATTCGCGCTGTAGCTAAAGAACACAAAATCCCCGTTTTCTTGGGTTGTCAAATCAACCGGGGGAACCAAACAACTGCTGATAAACGCCCCAATCGCCATTTACTCCGCAACTCTGGGGAAATTTTCGAGGTTTGCGACCAGTTAATTATGCTTTACCGCGATTCTGTGTATACAAAAGACCCTAGTGACCAAACTATCGAGTTGATTGTTGAGAAAAATCGGCTTTACGGCAAACTCGGCACTGCGACTATGCTGTGTGATTTCTCTACTTCTCGATTTTTGAACTTTGCACGGTGA
- a CDS encoding DUF1392 family protein, which yields MTNSITTLETCWYISPPWGKEIPPMVISLLERVYLPTKRVFGYCCGVEWSDGWEYSIALDHDIVSVRGVEIITSGRLQAVSVEKPVFMVGELVKFQFAGDSPKIRTVLGLQLINGAWFYSIEWKSPDLILPGDAPICILPQSSGNPKLNSRLAWVTDYDLVGV from the coding sequence ATGACTAACTCAATCACAACGCTAGAAACCTGCTGGTACATCTCACCACCCTGGGGCAAAGAAATCCCGCCGATGGTCATCAGTCTGCTGGAAAGGGTTTATCTGCCTACCAAAAGAGTATTCGGCTATTGTTGCGGGGTTGAATGGTCGGATGGTTGGGAATACTCCATCGCTCTTGATCACGATATTGTCTCAGTGCGAGGAGTCGAAATCATCACCTCTGGGCGACTGCAAGCTGTTTCCGTGGAAAAACCTGTGTTCATGGTGGGTGAGTTAGTCAAGTTTCAGTTTGCTGGGGATAGCCCAAAGATTCGTACTGTCCTGGGGCTACAGCTGATCAATGGTGCTTGGTTTTACAGCATTGAGTGGAAATCCCCAGATTTAATTCTTCCAGGGGATGCACCGATTTGTATCCTGCCTCAATCCTCCGGCAACCCTAAGCTCAACAGTCGGCTTGCTTGGGTTACTGATTATGATTTGGTGGGAGTGTAG
- a CDS encoding glycosyltransferase family A protein encodes MTISVITATYNRPQQLYTVAFNSLLNQTDHNFEWVVINDGCNQQTREMIATLQAPFPIAYVEIEHSSTGFGLCYARNAGLNLATGSLITYLDDDNSFEREFICATKHFFQQHGFVKYSMAIQKRRRDVVLQHKTIRSSKIFTSPSNSFCTLDNLISQQEIFDSNGFTHVHNSTPKWNPKYQIFADYEFLLQCTKEYGNSTFKLHPQVLVNYIQSSGGTIGRSHYGQWAAELKQILQDSSVYLLQPSHIAQLGQLAQAYHCKALERPPAFV; translated from the coding sequence ATGACAATCTCAGTTATTACCGCTACATATAATAGACCTCAACAACTTTACACAGTTGCATTTAATAGCTTACTCAACCAAACCGACCATAATTTTGAGTGGGTAGTCATTAACGATGGGTGCAACCAACAAACCAGAGAGATGATTGCTACGCTTCAAGCTCCATTTCCCATAGCTTATGTAGAAATAGAGCATTCATCTACTGGTTTTGGCTTATGCTATGCCCGGAATGCTGGATTAAATCTAGCCACTGGTAGTTTGATTACTTATTTAGATGATGACAATAGCTTTGAGAGAGAATTTATTTGTGCTACTAAGCATTTTTTTCAACAACATGGTTTTGTTAAATACAGTATGGCTATACAAAAGCGTCGTCGTGATGTTGTTCTTCAACATAAAACTATACGTTCCAGTAAAATTTTTACTTCTCCTAGCAACTCCTTCTGTACACTTGATAATCTTATTTCTCAGCAAGAAATTTTTGATAGCAATGGATTCACTCATGTTCATAACTCTACTCCTAAATGGAATCCTAAGTACCAAATATTTGCTGACTATGAATTTCTTCTTCAATGCACCAAGGAATATGGAAATAGTACATTTAAGCTTCACCCCCAAGTTTTAGTCAACTACATACAGTCATCTGGAGGTACTATTGGCCGTTCTCATTATGGTCAGTGGGCGGCAGAATTAAAGCAGATTCTTCAAGATTCTTCTGTTTACTTGCTCCAACCAAGTCATATTGCCCAGCTTGGGCAACTTGCTCAGGCTTACCACTGCAAAGCTCTTGAGCGTCCACCAGCGTTTGTTTAA